TCAACTGCTACTGATATTGCAAGATCGGCCTACTGGGCAGTTTTTAGTGTTGTGACCTGCGCCCGACATTTTGCTGCCCTTTCTGGGTTGAGAAATCAGTGAGTCCTGGCATGATTGCTTAATCCAGTTTTTAATTTCCATATAAAATAGCAACTTCATTGActatgttattttcttttattggtaCGTTAATTATTGGAAATTTACTTTGATTGCAGGATCACCATAGGAACAATGATCAAGGAACTGTCAGTCTTGGCTTCTAAAGTAAGCAGCATACAGATACTTCTGCAAAATCAATTAGATACTTTAATACAAGAAATTGGTAAGCACTTGGCCCTTGGATTTTCCAACTCAACCAAAAATTAGTTTCTCTCTTGGGTGAAAAATAAACACCATGGCTGGCATATGCAGAGATTTACAAATCGCTCATCAAACTCTTCAACACTATCCACCAGGACAATACGGCAATCCTCCAGGTCATGTTTCCCATGGATGGTGGTAAGCCACCCCTTGTGATCGGCAATTCTTATACAGAGGTTTGTTCTTGAGTTTCAATACTTTCATGGCTAGTTAAAAGATTATACGCTAAGAAACCAATGGAGGCTCAAGAGATATATTCTCTTTCCATCAAATACTGCAGGTCAAAATTGATGCATTGCAGGGCAAGAACGTGTTGCTGCTCATATCTAGCCTTGATTGCTTGGATGAGATTAAGGCTCTTGCTAAACTATACGATCAACTGGAAAAAAATGGGAAGATTCAATATAAATTAGTGTGGGTTCCAGTTGCAGACCAGATATATGAACAACATTTTTCTTCCCTGAGATCGCTGATGCCTTGGTACTGCGTGCGACATCCTTCAATCATCAGACCAGGGGTGATTAGATACTTCAGGGAGTTCTGGAATTTCACAAAGCAAACGATCCTGGTGCCACTGTATCCAAATGGGCAAGTACAACCCATTTATACCCTTGACTTCGTGTGGGCATGGGGCATTTTGCCCGTCATTGGCCTGCACCCAGATGGAAACTGGAAATTTCTATGCGAGGGCCATGGCTTGAGCCTAGATCTACTCATACATGACCTTTATACAGTCGATTTGGTAATTTCGCTTTTGCAATctcaattatataaattaaattgtataagccctttttaatttttttaagcttttttttttttttccttttcctaaTACATATTTATATGCATCAGAGGATGCCATCCCCAATCATATGCCTTTACGGAGGAGAAGACATCAAATGGATTGAGGAGTTTACCACTGCAATAAATCGGATTAAAGATGTCACTAAGCTGAGCATGGATTTGGTTTATGTTAGCCAGAGCAAGGCCATCAATCAGACCAACAAAGCCATTTTCGATTTCATTACTGGAAGGAAGCTTGGTGTCTACTGGAATGTTGAGGAAACGTACAGTTGGCGATTTTGGGCCCGATTGGAAAGCATCTTCTCTTCGGGATTACGAAAGGGCATCTATCCTAAAGTAAACAATACCATGAAAGATGTGGGAACTTTGCTTAGCTTCAGTGGAAGCTACAGTGGATGGGCTGCGTTTGGTCAATTAGGAACCTCGCATAAAATGGCTAAAGCCACAGGAGAAATTGTTCTACAGGTCTTGTCAAACATAAGTAGCTGGTGGGATGCGGCCGGTGGCAGTGAGTTTTTTCTGCTAGAACTCAACCAGCAGATCCAAAAACAACTTATAGATAATCCAAATCATTGCTGCCACATTGTCCTGCCAGCGAACGTTACAGAGATTGCAGATGAGATGATGACCTGCACAATCTGCGACCGTAAAATGGGCAAGTACCTGATGACTTACCGTTGCTGTGAGTAGAGGCCAAACCTAATATGCCTGTTATGGACGAGACCATCTGGATTTTCTTGTAATGCTGTTAGGATTTTGTCTGTTTTAGTGGCTAATAATGTCTAGATTAGACAATCCGTCTCCTGTCTGCGGTAGCTAATGCTTTTCTTTAATAAAGacaacaggaaaaaaaaaaaagaaaagtgttCGGTTCTATTCGTTGTATAATAAAACTTGAGGCTTGGTAGATGGTAGTGTATCCCTCCATGAACTCTTATAATAAAACTTCAAGGTTGTGTTAATAAGCCTCTCTATCTCTCTTTCATGTCTTCTGTTTGTGCTAAGGACTCAATATTTCATTCCCAGGGTTAGGTCAGAAGATGACTGGGGACCATCATCAGGAACCATTGGTGCTTGAATCGTTAGTCGATTCACAAAGAAACGCACTTGATGAAATAGAAAATCTTGGTAGAGCTCATGATACCCTCCTTCAAAAAACCATTGTTCCTGGGGACTGCAGTGGTCCTAATGTAGAAGGTGAACTGAGAAGT
This sequence is a window from Hevea brasiliensis isolate MT/VB/25A 57/8 chromosome 10, ASM3005281v1, whole genome shotgun sequence. Protein-coding genes within it:
- the LOC110660425 gene encoding protein SIEVE ELEMENT OCCLUSION B-like — translated: MTFIHLPNGVIMTPDQPSAPTPNYLHSDDDAIIKKVLETHKPDHRKVDVYHLFNIVAKILAHDDGSSADVPNGTYGFGMPEVAADIINKVSCEMTCKCSGKDANRVTMVLLETVLPNYSWDAKLVITVASFAVIYSEFYLLSQFYNASNPNPNPVAKNIALLKQLQGIMEDASLLQHLSGAITEFIKAIMTVTKCLLQLNDLSSEYFAIYKSPLSTATDIARSAYWAVFSVVTCARHFAALSGLRNQITIGTMIKELSVLASKVSSIQILLQNQLDTLIQEIEIYKSLIKLFNTIHQDNTAILQVMFPMDGGKPPLVIGNSYTEVKIDALQGKNVLLLISSLDCLDEIKALAKLYDQLEKNGKIQYKLVWVPVADQIYEQHFSSLRSLMPWYCVRHPSIIRPGVIRYFREFWNFTKQTILVPLYPNGQVQPIYTLDFVWAWGILPVIGLHPDGNWKFLCEGHGLSLDLLIHDLYTVDLRMPSPIICLYGGEDIKWIEEFTTAINRIKDVTKLSMDLVYVSQSKAINQTNKAIFDFITGRKLGVYWNVEETYSWRFWARLESIFSSGLRKGIYPKVNNTMKDVGTLLSFSGSYSGWAAFGQLGTSHKMAKATGEIVLQVLSNISSWWDAAGGSEFFLLELNQQIQKQLIDNPNHCCHIVLPANVTEIADEMMTCTICDRKMGKYLMTYRCCE